From the genome of Eucalyptus grandis isolate ANBG69807.140 chromosome 2, ASM1654582v1, whole genome shotgun sequence, one region includes:
- the LOC104435588 gene encoding cytochrome P450 CYP749A22-like isoform X2, translating to MQLVIFLSSLFLFLLCSLAKLLHKLWWNPLRIQRMMAQQGISGPPYRFLHGSTKETIKMKMEVRNTPMNNLSHDIFPKIHPQVNTWIDTYGKNYLSWHGPQAQLVITEPELIKEVLLDREKTYPKTGTKDFAKKLLGDGLVSTVDDKKWANQRKLANHAFHGESLKNMAPAMVESVHTMLGKWKNQEGKEIEVFGEFKLLTSEVISRTAFGSSYVEGRNIFQMLTELATLTSKNAFNIRLPGIRD from the exons ATGCAATTGGTCATCTTCCTGAGCtctctgtttctgtttcttctctgttCTCTTGCCAAGCTCTTGCACAAGCTATGGTGGAACCCGCTCAGGATACAGAGGATGATGGCCCAACAAGGGATCTCTGGCCCTCCTTACAGGTTCCTCCATGGAAGCACCAAGGAAACAatcaagatgaagatggaaGTCAGGAACACGCCCATGAACAATCTCTCTCACGACATATTCCCTAAGATTCACCCTCAAGTCAACACATGGATAGACACTTACG GGAAGAATTACCTGAGTTGGCACGGACCTCAAGCTCAACTGGTCATCACAGAGCCAGAGCTTATTAAGGAGGTGCTACTTGACAGAGAGAAAACATACCCAAAAACAGGAACTAAGGACTTTGCCAAGAAGCTTCTCGGAGATGGGCTCGTGAGTACAGTCGATGACAAGAAATGGGCGAACCAGCGTAAACTCGCCAATCACGCTTTCCATGGGGAAAGTTTGAAG AATATGGCACCGGCAATGGTGGAGAGTGTTCACACAATGCTAGGAAAATGGAAGAATCAAGAAGGGAAAGAGATCGAGGTGTTCGGAGAGTTTAAATTATTGACATCCGAAGTGATTTCAAGAACTGCGTTCGGGAGCAGCTATGTTGAGGGGAGGAACATTTTTCAGATGTTAACAGAATTGGCTACGTTAACATCCAAAAATGCTTTCAATATAAGATTACCAGGAATAAG ggattga
- the LOC104435588 gene encoding cytochrome P450 CYP749A22-like isoform X1, whose protein sequence is MQLVIFLSSLFLFLLCSLAKLLHKLWWNPLRIQRMMAQQGISGPPYRFLHGSTKETIKMKMEVRNTPMNNLSHDIFPKIHPQVNTWIDTYGKNYLSWHGPQAQLVITEPELIKEVLLDREKTYPKTGTKDFAKKLLGDGLVSTVDDKKWANQRKLANHAFHGESLKNMAPAMVESVHTMLGKWKNQEGKEIEVFGEFKLLTSEVISRTAFGSSYVEGRNIFQMLTELATLTSKNAFNIRLPGIRYHAFFLRKFCFDHFYDEEARTYSDYHF, encoded by the exons ATGCAATTGGTCATCTTCCTGAGCtctctgtttctgtttcttctctgttCTCTTGCCAAGCTCTTGCACAAGCTATGGTGGAACCCGCTCAGGATACAGAGGATGATGGCCCAACAAGGGATCTCTGGCCCTCCTTACAGGTTCCTCCATGGAAGCACCAAGGAAACAatcaagatgaagatggaaGTCAGGAACACGCCCATGAACAATCTCTCTCACGACATATTCCCTAAGATTCACCCTCAAGTCAACACATGGATAGACACTTACG GGAAGAATTACCTGAGTTGGCACGGACCTCAAGCTCAACTGGTCATCACAGAGCCAGAGCTTATTAAGGAGGTGCTACTTGACAGAGAGAAAACATACCCAAAAACAGGAACTAAGGACTTTGCCAAGAAGCTTCTCGGAGATGGGCTCGTGAGTACAGTCGATGACAAGAAATGGGCGAACCAGCGTAAACTCGCCAATCACGCTTTCCATGGGGAAAGTTTGAAG AATATGGCACCGGCAATGGTGGAGAGTGTTCACACAATGCTAGGAAAATGGAAGAATCAAGAAGGGAAAGAGATCGAGGTGTTCGGAGAGTTTAAATTATTGACATCCGAAGTGATTTCAAGAACTGCGTTCGGGAGCAGCTATGTTGAGGGGAGGAACATTTTTCAGATGTTAACAGAATTGGCTACGTTAACATCCAAAAATGCTTTCAATATAAGATTACCAGGAATAAGGTATCACGcattttttctaagaaaattttgttttgaccaTTTTTATGATGAAGAAGCTAGAACATATAGTGATTATCACTTTTAG
- the LOC120290297 gene encoding cytochrome P450 CYP749A22-like, with protein sequence MISMIMNEALRLYPPVIGFSRKVDQQLRLGKLVLPPNTQVFIANLKIHHDPEIWGEDVHLFRPERFSEGVSKATNNNAVVFLPFGFGPRMCVGMNFAMNEAKIVLSMILQRYTFILSPGYIHSPVQILTIRPQHGLQVILHPL encoded by the exons ATG ATCAGCATGATCATGAACGAAGCTCTACGATTATACCCTCCTGTGATAGGGTTCAGTCGAAAAGTCGACCAGCAACTTAGGCTAGGGAAACTTGTACTTCCTCCTAATACTCAAGTCTTTATAGCAAATCTTAAGATTCACCACGACCCCGAAATTTGGGGAGAAGATGTGCACCTCTTCAGACCAGAGCGATTCTCAGAAGGCGTCTCTAAAGCCACCAACAACAACGCAGTGGTGTTCCTTCCCTTTGGCTTCGGGCCTCGAATGTGTGTGGGGATGAACTTTGCGATGAATGAGGCGAAAATTGTCCTTTCGATGATTCTGCAGCGCTACACTTTCATATTGTCTCCAGGGTACATCCATAGTCCAGTACAAATCCTCACGATTCGCCCGCAACACGGACTTCAAGTTATCCTTCATCCATTGTAG
- the LOC120290773 gene encoding cytochrome P450 CYP749A22-like produces the protein MARQGIKGPPYRFLHGSTRETMKMRMEARSTPMDDLSHDILPKVQPHIDSWINTYGRNYINWYGAQAQLVITEPELIKEVLINRDKTFPKTVPRSFAKYLLGDGLVSTIDGVKWAKKRRLANHTFHGESLKNMVPAMVDSAHVMLEKWKQREGEEIEVFEEFKLLTSEVISRTAFGSSYVEGRNIFEMMTNLGLLVSRNALRMRFPGISKIWKTVDEIEAEKLKKGIHVAILEIAKKREKKVMAGEADDYGNDFLGQLVKAYHDNDESKKINRRSGGRVQDILFRWTRNHHRNVDVGHIPP, from the exons ATGGCCCGACAGGGAATCAAAGGTCCTCCCTATAGGTTCCTCCATGGGAGCACGAGGGAAACAATGAAGATGAGAATGGAAGCCAGAAGCACGCCCATGGACGATCTCTCTCATGACATACTCCCTAAGGTTCAGCCTCACATCGACTCTTGGATCAACACATACg GGAGGAATTACATAAATTGGTACGGGGCGCAAGCTCAATTGGTCATCACTGAGCCAGAGCTGATTAAGGAGGTGCTAATCAATAGAGACAAAACGTTTCCGAAAACAGTACCGAGGAGCTTCGCCAAGTATCTTTTGGGAGATGGGCTCGTGTCAACCATAGATGGGGTAAAGTGGGCAAAGAAGCGTAGACTCGCCAATCACACTTTCCACGGGGAAAGCCTCAAG AACATGGTTCCAGCGATGGTGGATAGTGCTCACGTGATGCTAGAGAAATGGAAGCAACGAGAAGGGGAAGAGATTGAGGtgtttgaagaatttaagttgCTGACCTCCGAAGTGATTTCAAGGACAGCTTTTGGGAGTAGCTACGTTGAAGGGAGAAACATCTTTGAGATGATGACAAACTTGGGTTTGTTAGTGTCCAGGAATGCTTTGCGCATGAGGTTCCCGGGAATAAG TAAGATTTGGAAGACAGTAGATGAGATTGAAGCCGAGAAGCTCAAGAAAGGCATACATGTTGCAATCTTGGAGATCgccaagaaaagagagaagaaggtgaTGGCTGGGGAAGCAGATGACTATGGGAATGATTTCCTTGGGCAGCTTGTGAAGGCTTATCATGATAATGATGAGAGCAAGAAAATCAATCGACGATCTGGTGGACGAGTGCAAGACATTCTATTTCGCTGGACAAGAAACCACCACCGCAATGTTGACGTGGGTCATATTCCTCCCTAG